A stretch of Fusarium poae strain DAOMC 252244 chromosome 2, whole genome shotgun sequence DNA encodes these proteins:
- a CDS encoding hypothetical protein (TransMembrane:11 (o43-65i72-101o121-142i149-167o179-202i271-291o311-338i372-390o396-422i442-463o475-495i)) — protein sequence MELHIKPDPQHEVNESAPSAKSLQHGPENTGTELERALHGRHLQFIAIGAAVGTGLFIGTGNALATAGPVSLLIAFIFVGTLLFSVMTALGEMAAYIPVAGAFTTYATRFLDPTFGFAMGWIYWFSWTITFALELTAAGLIIQYWEKDLNIGIWIAVFWVLFTAANFMPVRWFGEFEMWFSSIKVITIIGFIIFSICVNAGVGDQGYLGFKYWKDPGAFNEHIIEGDTGRFIGFWSVLITAGFSYQGSELVAIGAGETKDPRKTIPSAMRWTFWGVFSIFIATVFFLGLNIPSTEKGLLSESHDASASPLVIVAQLAGVPILPSILNAVLLTAVLTAANSDVYSSSRILISLADSGHAPEFLKKTNRFGTPYNAVGVCAAVGFLSFLNLSNNGTVVFNWFLSITSVAGFIAWAIISLCHIRFMKALSLQGIPRTSLPYVAPLQPYLSWYGLFFSSLIIITSGFEVFIEWDTSKFFTNYISLILFLVMVIGHKLFFRTRTVPLNEMDLITGSEM from the coding sequence ATGGAGTTGCACATTAAACCAGATCCTCAACACGAGGTCAACGAGTCAGCACCCTCAGCCAAATCTCTACAACACGGCCCCGAAAACACGGGCACAGAACTTGAAAGGGCTCTTCATGGCCGCCATCTCCAGTTCATTGCGATAGGCGCTGCCGTCGGCACAGGTCTTTTCATCGGAACAGGAAATGCCCTGGCAACAGCTGGTCCCGTGTCACTTCTTATCGCCTTCATCTTCGTTGGAACCTTGTTGTTCTCCGTTATGACAGCTCTTGGTGAAATGGCAGCATATATTCCCGTCGCCGGTGCTTTTACCACGTATGCGACGCGCTTTCTCGACCCTACATTTGGCTTTGCTATGGGTTGGATTTACTGGTTCAGCTGGACAATCACTTTTGCTCTTGAACTAACAGCGGCTGGCTTGATTATCCAATATTGGGAGAAGGATCTTAATATCGGAATCTGGATTGCTGTATTTTGGGTACTCTTCACTGCAGCCAATTTCATGCCTGTTCGTTGGTTTGGAGAATTCGAAATGTGGTTCTCTagcatcaaagtcatcacaATCATCGGTTTTATCATATTTTCAATATGCGTCAACGCGGGTGTCGGAGACCAAGGGTATCTCGGTTTCAAATACTGGAAAGACCCAGGTGCGTTCAATGAGCACATCATCGAAGGCGATACTGGTCGATTTATTGGCTTCTGGTCAGTTTTGATTACTGCAGGCTTCAGCTATCAGGGGTCCGAGTTGGTGGCTATCGGGGCAGGCGAAACGAAAGATCCCCGGAAAACAATTCCTTCAGCGATGCGCTGGACCTTTTGGGGAGTGTTTTCGATATTCATCGCCACCGTCTTCTTTCTCGGTTTGAATATTCCTTCAACTGAAAAAGGCCTCCTCAGTGAATCACATGATGCCTCAGCATCCCCTCTTGTCATTGTCGCCCAACTGGCCGGGGTTCCTATTCTGCCATCGATTCTCAATGCAGTATTGTTAACTGCTGTTTTGACTGCTGCCAACTCGGATGTTTATTCCAGTAGCCGAATTCTGATCTCTCTTGCCGACTCGGGCCATGCGCCTGAATTTTTGAAGAAGACAAACCGATTTGGAACGCCATACAATGCTGTCGGTGTCTGCGCAGCTGTTGGGTTCTTGTCATTCCTCAACCTGTCAAACAACGGCACAGTTGTGTTCAACTGGTTCCTGAGTATCACCTCTGTTGCAGGGTTCATCGCCTGGGCTATCATTTCGCTCTGTCACATCCGATTCATGAAGGCTCTTTCGCTACAAGGCATACCTCGTACTAGTCTGCCTTATGTCGCCCCTCTGCAGCCATATTTATCTTGGTATGGCCTGTTTTTCAGCTCTCTGATCATAATCACTAGTGGGTTTGAAGTGTTTATTGAATGGGATACCAGCAAGTTCTTTACGAACTACATCAGCTTGATCTTATTCCTTGTCATGGTTATTGGTCACAAGTTGTTTTTCAGAACCAGGACTGTACCGCTGAATGAGATGGACCTCATTACAGGAAGCGAAATGTGA
- a CDS encoding hypothetical protein (TransMembrane:1 (o323-345i)): MPSDLAAHVSNTIPKLDGQPISGPSSLELENLGDLNSYGGEEVALTSKEDPLTYPPWILGEAPDADGKIHDSVPCAVILVEKSDIDVDAFYFYFYSFNEGPNITQVLEPINHLVGDENLSSGMHFGNHVGDWEHNMVRFHNGTPVGVYYSQHVDGVGFKWDDSRINITDGRPVVYSAAGSHANYPAEGHQLHNAAMFDYCDKGKIWDPVLSAYFYRFNSDTFTITPIISPLQPSATEPAQNLTSWFDFIGHWGDIKYPDSDPRQETVPHFGLKRFNSGPNGPRFKHLVRKGLVRDHPRKMGWKEWGVSVFMAWYPCCIRGWRLWRSLGIMAVLMSAFVLAIIFGIRNYKTWRQRMAYTKLGGDDIAMNEMGGQEESVESSDSNSDDEDDYRRDRYEAMLRG; this comes from the exons ATGCCGAGCGATCTCGCAGCTCATGTCTCCAATACAATCCCCAAACTTGATGGACAGCCAATCAGCGGTCCATCTTCACTTGAACTAGAGAATCTTGGAGACCTCAATAGCTATGGTGGTGAAGAAGTTGCTCTTACTTCTAAGGAGGACCCTTTGACATATCCACCTTGGATTTTAGGCGAGGCTCCCGATGCCGACGGAAAGATCCACGACTCTGTGCCTTGCGCCGTGATTTTGGTAGAGAAAAGTGACATTGACGTCGACGCTTTCTACTTTTACTTCTATTCTTTCAACGAGGGACCAAATATCACTCAAGTCCTGGAGCCAATAAACCACTTGGTTGGAGATGAGAACTTATCATCCGGGATGCACTTCGGCAATCATGTTGGGGATTG GGAACACAACATGGTCAGGTTCCACAACGGTACCCCTGTCGGTGTATACTACAGCCAGCATGTCGATGGCGTCGGCTTCAAGTGGGACGACTCAAGGATTAACATAACCGATGGTAGA CCTGTGGTATACAGCGCCGCCGGTTCTCATGCCAACTATCCAGCCGAAGG TCATCAACTTCACAACGCAGCCATGTTCGACTACTGCGATAAGGGTAAGATATGGGACCCAGTCCTGTCAGCCTACTTCTACCGCTTCAATTCCGATACCTTCACCATTACACCGATAATCTCACCTTTGCAACCATCCGCGACAGAACCTGCTCAGAATCTGACCTCTTGGTTTGACTTTATCGGCCACTGGGGAGATATCAAATATCCGGACTCTGATCCTCGTCAGGAAACAGTTCCTCATTTCGGCCTCAAGCGCTTCAATTCTGGGCCAAACGGTCCACGCTTCAAACACCTTGTTCGCAAGGGCCTTGTACGAGATCACCCGCGAAAGATGGGTTGGAAAGAATGGGGCGTTAGTGTCTTCATGGCGTGGTATCCCTGTTGCATCAGAGGCTGGAGGTTATGGAGATCGTTGGGCATAATGGCGGTCCTGATGTCGGCATTTGTGCTTGCAATCATATTTGGAATCAGGAACTATAAGACTTGGAGGCAGAGGATGGCCTATACCAAGCTGGGTGGAGATGATATAGCTATGAATGAGATGGGGGGTCAGGAAGAGTCTGTGGAATCGTCAGATTCCAAtagtgacgatgaagatgactaTAGACGAGATAGATATGAGGCGATGTTGAGAGGATAG
- a CDS encoding hypothetical protein (SECRETED:SignalP(1-21)) — protein sequence MRYSHTLSGLLTVAMSATGLAQLTLTPVPTSDFTTTTGGMNVPTSVTSALPDTVIDTTTSTGTMTTMVKPTKSASPEVCCYECTTVYDECCAIPGADIAVCKKAYTVCLGYNPWDIVPYVKPSVCKYEPYPPKHDDGKCVCGTGSCFTPDVCAYECTTVYDQCCAVPGADIAICKEKYTVCLGYNPWDIVPYTKPSVCKHEKQYYIDYESKYDEHYFYEKYSSYYESGHYSSSSYSTSSYHEGYYTAEYCCLECTTIYDECCAIPGADIAICKEKYTVCLGYSPFDVVPYVKPSVCKHEESYYKEYETSHGKDYYNSKYDNYGHKEVEVTVEECCVECTTIYDECCLKGDIEVCKKEYTVCLGYNPFDVVPYVKPTVCKYDSGYKSKGDYSKNNSGHKEIEVTVEECCVECTTIYDECCLKGDIEVCKKEYTVCLGYNPFDVVPYVKPTVCKYENSGSKTKGDTGYKGSKSGSEEECCVQCTTVYDECCSIDGHDIETCKSEYTVCLGYSPFDVTPYVKPTVCKHGDNTGSKSKGDTGYNGKGDNSGSKSKGDTGYNGSKSGSDEECCVECTTVYKACCDASGAIIETCKEAYTVCLGYSPFDVVPFVEPTVCKHGKPSNDDVVIVSGGDRVRPVLALIAVGAFALLC from the coding sequence ATGAGATACTCCCACACTCTGTCCGGTCTTTTGACCGTGGCCATGAGTGCCACTGGCCTCGCCCAGTTGACTTTGACTCCCGTTCCTACTTCTGATTTCACGACTACCACTGGCGGCATGAACGTGCCCACCTCAGTTACCAGTGCCTTGCCCGATACCGTCATTGACACCACCACCTCGACTGGTACAATGACCACCATGGTCAAGCCCACCAAGAGTGCCAGCCCTGAGGTCTGCTGCTACGAGTGTACCACCGTCTACGACGAGTGTTGTGCCATTCCCGGTGCTGACATCGCCGTCTGCAAGAAGGCTTACACTGTCTGCCTGGGTTACAACCCATGGGACATCGTTCCCTACGTCAAGCCCTCGGTCTGCAAGTATGAGCCTTACCCTCCCAAGCACGACGATGGCAAGTGCGTTTGCGGCACTGGAAGCTGCTTCACCCCTGACGTCTGCGCCTACGAATGTACCACCGTTTACGACCAGTGCTGTGCCGTTCCTGGCGCTGATATCGCTATCTGCAAGGAGAAGTACACTGTCTGCCTCGGTTACAACCCATGGGATATTGTCCCTTACACCAAGCCCTCTGTTTGCAAGCACGAGAAGCAGTACTACATTGACTACGAGTCCAAGTATGACGAGCACTACTTCTACGAGAAGTACAGCTCTTACTACGAGTCTGGTCActactcttcttcttcttactCCACCTCTTCCTACCACGAGGGTTACTACACTGCTGAATACTGCTGCCTCGAGTGCACTACCATCTACGATGAGTGCTGTGCCATCCCCGGTGCCGATATCGCTATCTGCAAGGAGAAGTACACTGTCTGCCTTGGCTACAGCCCCTTCGACGTTGTCCCTTACGTCAAGCCCTCTGTCTGCAAGCACGAAGAGTCTTACTACAAGGAGTACGAGACCAGCCACGGAAAGGACTACTACAACTCCAAGTACGACAACTACGGCCACAAGGAGGTTGAGGTTACTGTTGAGGAGTGCTGTGTTGAGTGCACTACTATCTACGACGAGTGCTGCCTGAAGGGTGACATTGAGGTCTGCAAGAAGGAGTACACTGTCTGCCTCGGATACAACCCCTTCGACGTTGTCCCCTATGTCAAGCCTACTGTCTGCAAGTACGACTCTGGTTACAAGTCCAAGGGTGACTACTCCAAGAACAACTCTGGTCACAAGGAGATTGAGGTTACCGTCGAGGAGTGCTGCGTCGAGTGCACTACTATCTACGATGAGTGCTGCCTTAAGGGTGACATTGAGGTCTGCAAGAAGGAGTACACTGTCTGCCTCGGATACAACCCCTTCGACGTTGTCCCCTATGTCAAGCCTACTGTCTGCAAGTACGAGAACTCTggctccaagaccaagggtGACACTGGCTACAAAGGTTCCAAGTCTGGCTCTGAGGAGGAGTGCTGTGTTCAGTGCACCACTGTCTACGATGAGTGCTGCTCCATTGACGGCCACGACATTGAGACCTGCAAGAGCGAGTACACCGTCTGCCTTGGTTACAGCCCCTTCGATGTTACCCCCTACGTCAAGCCCACTGTTTGCAAGCACGGAGACAACACTGGCTCCAAGTCTAAGGGCGACACTGGCTACAACGGCAAGGGTGATAACTCTGGCTCCAAGTCCAAGGGTGACACTGGCTACAACGGTTCCAAGTCTGGCTCCGACGAGGAGTGCTGTGTTGAGTGCACTACTGTCTACAAGGCCTGCTGCGATGCTTCCGGTGCCATTATCGAGACCTGCAAGGAGGCTTACACCGTCTGCCTTGGATACAGCCCCTTTGACGTTGTCCCCTTCGTCGAGCCTACTGTGTGCAAGCACGGAAAGCCTTCCAACGACGATGTTGTCATTGTCTCTGGCGGTGACCGTGTCCGCCCCGTTCTGGCTCTCATTGCCGTCGGTGCCTTCGCTCTCCTCTGTTAG
- a CDS encoding hypothetical protein (CAZy:GH3) — translation MADKDFVDVKALLSQLTLGEKVELLAGQGSFRMTGLEHHGIPGLITSDGPHGIRGRRSFTRMPSPMLPSATGMGATFNTELIHKIGSLLGEEAKYRGVHVLLAPTLCLQRSPLIGRGFEAFGEDPFLSGTLGAHYINGVQEQGVGTSVKHYAAHDQSDNSIEDNVIMTERTLREVHMLPFQLALRGSDPWTIMTSYNKINGVHVSEDPLLMKEILREEWGYNGLVMSDWFGTYSTSEAINAGLDLEMPGPTDWRGKRLSIAVNSRKVSKATVDQSVENVLNLVNKVKAGEVSGKPPQSDTPEQRVLIRQLVAESIVLLKNETQRLPIKNPEKLKYGLIGDHVKNPSLCGGGSAEVEPYYGITPYEAIKEVVGEENMTYTPGCNSFRFSPLIKGHRTPDGKTEGWHVEIFGEDPEQNKDAEAIVSTIAEKQLVDVPESYHSSIPTKYYVKAQAKYTIQESGRLKFGFSTSGKGKLKINGKDIIDLWTSQPPKTDSTPCFNRLSMERFYEGEFQKGQVLDLQVIQVNENLSGGVGTALTLTGRVGIYELYDEDQGIKDAIELAKNVDVPIVITGLSSDFEYEGSDRKHLNLPGRVDELIRAVLGANPNAIIITQSGLPIEMPWETEASTLLHAWFGGQECGHGMADVLFGKVNPSGRLSLTFPKSIRHTPAYLTFSKADYDIVYGEGVFIGHRYYEMVDREPLFYFGHGLSYTKFVYSNLTVPKEFESSVDHEMRVSVNIKNQGPFSGAEVVQLYIHHDNPSLQRPIRELKAFNKAYLDVDETKTVDLVLDKYSLSFWCQEASKWKAEAGTYTVILASSSNPKDEIARESFVLPETFFWKGL, via the exons ATGGCCGATAAAGATTTCGTCGATGTGAAAGCTCTCTTGAGTCAACTGACTCTCGGTGAGAAGGTGGAACTCCTTGCTGGTCAAGGCTCGTTCCGCATGACTGGCCTTGAGCATCATGGCATTCCTGGTCTTATT ACTTCAGATGGACCCCATGGGATTCGAGGCCGACGATCATTCACACGT ATGCCAAGTCCCATGTTACCGTCTGCTACGGGAATGGGCGCAACCTTCAACACTGAACTCATTCACAAGATTGGTAGTCTCTTAGGCGAAGAAGCCAAGTACCGCGGCGTTCATGTACTGTTGGCGCCTACGCTTTGCCTACAGCGGTCGCCCTTGATTGGCCGTGGTTTCGAGGCATTTGGAGAGGACCCGTTTCTTAGTGGTACTCTGGGCGCGCACTACATCAATGGTGTTCAAGAACAAGGTGTTGGAACAAGTGTCAAGCACTATGCAGCCCACGATCAATCCGACAACAGTATTGAGGACAATGTCATCATGACGGAAAGAACTCTCAGAGAGGTACATATGCTACCATTCCAACTTGCACTTCGAGGTTCCGATCCTTGGACGATCATGACTTCATATAACAAGATCAACGGTGTTCACGTAAGCGAGGACCCtttgttgatgaaggagatTCTTCGCGAAGAGTGGGGATACAACGGTCTCGTTATGAGTGATTGGTTTGGCACTTACAGTACATCAGAAGCTATCAACGCCGGCTTGGATCTCGAGATGCCCGGACCAACAGACTGGAGAGGAAAGCGTCTCAGTATTGCCGTCAACTCCCGAAAGGTCTCCAAAGCAACAGTTGATCAGTCTGTCGAGAATGTCTTGAATCTCGTCAACAAAGTCAAGGCTGGAGAGGTTTCTGGAAAGCCACCTCAGTCTGACACTCCGGAGCAGCGAGTCTTGATTCGGCAGCTCGTTGCGGAATCAATCGTACTTCTGAAGAACGAAACGCAAAGATTGCCCATCAAGAATCCCGAGAAGCTTAAGTATGGACTTATTGGAGATCATGTCAAGAACCCTTCACTATGTGGGGGTGGAAGCGCTGAAGTTGAGCCTTATTATGGTATTACTCCATATGAAGCCATCAAGGAGGTAGTTGGGGAAGAGAACATGACTTACACCCCGGGATGTAACT CATTCCGATTCAGTCCGCTCATCAAGGGTCATAGAACCCCAGATGGTAAGACTGAGGGTTGGCATGTTGAAATCTTTGGGGAGGACCCCGAGCAGAACAAGGACGCTGAGGCGATTGTCTCGACTATCGCAGAGAAGCAGCTGGTAGACGTGCCTGAAAGCTACCACTCAAGCATTCCCACCAAATACTATGTCAAGGCTCAAGCCAAGTACACTATCCAAGAATCTGGAAGACTCAAGTTCGGTTTCAGTACTTCTGGCAAGGGTAAACTGAAGATCAATGGAAAGGATATCATTGATCTATGGACGAGTCAGCCACCCAAAACGGATTCGACACCATGCTTCAACCGTCTTTCGATGGAGCGATTCTATGAAGGAGAGTTTCAGAAGGGCCAAGTTCTTGACCTTCAAGTTATCCAGGTCAATGAGAACTTGTCAGGTGGTGTTGGTACCGCACTAACACTTACTGGACGTGTCGGTATCTACGAGCTCTATGATGAGGATCAAGGAATCAAAGACGCTATCGAGCTGGCCAAGAACGTAGATGTCCCAATTGTCATCACGGGACTCTCATCGGACTTTGAATACGAAGGAAGCGACCGAAAGCACTTGAACTTGCCAGGACGGGTTGATGAATTGATTCGGGCTGTTCTGGGAGCCAATCCCAACGCT ATCATTATTACCCAATCAGGACTCCCCATAGAGATGCCATGGGAGACGGAAGCTTCGACACTGTTACATGCTTGGTTTGGTGGCCAGGAATGCGGTCACGGAATGGCGGACGTTCTATTCGGCAAAGTCAACCCATCTGGACGGCTATCTTTAACATTCCCCAAGTCTATCAGGCATACTCCAGCTTACCTTACCTTTTCCAAGGCCGACTACGATATTGTGTACGGCGAGGGAGTCTTTATTGGACATCGATACTACGAAATGGTCGACCGAGAGCCTCTCTTCTACTTCGGCCACGGATTGTCATACACAAAATTCGTTTACTCCAATCTCACAGTCCCTAAGGAATTCGAGTCCTCTGTTGACCACGAAATGCGAGTCAGTGTCAATATTAAAAACCAAGGACCATTTTCTGGAGCTGAGGTTGTACAGCTGTACATCCACCATGATAACCCTTCCCTTCAGCGACCTATTAGGGAGTTAAAGGCGTTCAACAAAGCATATCTGGATGTAGATGAAACAAAGACCGTTGATCTGGTGTTAGACAAGTATTCTTTGTCCTTCTGGTGTCAGGAAGCATCCAAATGGAAGGCTGAGGCTGGAACCTACACAGTTATCCTTGCTTCAAGCTCGAATCCCAAGGACGAGATTGCGCGAGAAAGCTTTGTGCTTCCAGAGACCTTCTTTTGGAAGGGTCTGTAA
- a CDS encoding hypothetical protein (TransMembrane:7 (o27-46i58-81o101-126i138-161o185-209i221-243o255-275i)), with the protein MEVDPYMMDPPRDQDRWDAGSSAPTQIILGACLFTLATVVYGLRILTRVRLQKNALRLDDLLTGASLVACWAFYACTMGMVAQGGCATNFWQVKQSQYETLLKWTVLVNIFYMLSSDLAKISLLFFYLRLSPERNFRIVVYVLITLFGLYALIYAMISLFGCQPIKASWDLAAQATGKCIDKFGFFLAASVANVVMDLVILLLPLQIVIPLQIPRRQKMSLLFLFTTGGFVIIVAIYNCVLTVKLFSSPNYTWGLAYELCWMYAELTGCVICASASSLKPFFKRIIPALFSSHGASYGPSGATGGSHAIVNSRRQLSRKQADAIELQSGDDSESGRKVMDDDETKLWPKPKSSFDNSNGNHKVLVSATGESNGVGRSSSRFQRNGKSDGIEIVSTTEVLYSPR; encoded by the exons ATGGAAGTCGACCCGTACATGATGGACCCGCCGCGGGATCAGGACAGGTGGGATGCTGGAAGCAGTGCTCCAACGCAGATTATTCTGGGAGCTTGTCTATTCACGTTGGCTACGGTCGTTTACGGTCTAAGAATATTGACCAGAGTACGTCTGCAGAAGAATGCACTTCGTCTCGACGACC TTCTCACTGGTGCTTCGTTGGTGGCATGCTGGGCTTTCTATGCCTGCACAATGGGCA TGGTTGCTCAAGGTGGTTGTGCTACCAACTTTTGGCAAGTCAAGCAATCTCAGTACGAGACGTTGCTCAAG TGGACTGTCCTAGTCAACATCTTCTACATGCTCTCGTCTGACCTCGCCAAAATTTCCCTTCTATTCTTCTACCTTCGCCTCTCACCCGAACGGAACTTCCGAATCGTCGTATACGTATTGATTACCCTTTTTGGACTATACGCCCTAATCTACGCCATGATCAGTCTTTTCGGTTGTCAACCCATCAAGGCGTCTTGGGATCTTGCTGCACAGGCCACAGGAAAGTGCATCGACAAGTTTGGCTTTTTCTTGGCAGCTTCAGTGGCCAACGTCGTTATGGATCTGGTCATTCTGCTTCTCCCTTTACAAATTGTCATCCCACTCCAGATTCCCCGACGACAAAAGATGTcattgctttttcttttcactACTGGCGGCTT TGTTATTATTGTTGCCATATACAACTGTGTTCTCACTGTCAAACTATTCAGCAGCCCGAACTATACCTGGGGCCTAGCATACGAGTTGTGCTGGATGTATGCGGAATTAACGGGCTGTGTCATCTGTGCCTCCGCCAGTTCTCTCAAGCCATTCTTCAAGCGCATTATACCAGCTCTGTTCAGCAGTCACGGCGCCAGCTACGGTCCATCGGGTGCAACAGGTGGATCTCATGCGATAGTTAATAGTAGAAGGCAGCTCAGTCGCAAGCAGGCGGATGCAATTGAGCTTCAATCAGGAGATGACTCTGAGTCGGGGCGAAAGGTCATGGACGATGATGAAACCAAGCTGTGGCCAAAGCCCAAGAGCAGTTTCGACAATAGCAACGGTAACCACAAGGTCTTGGTTTCTGCGACTGGTGAGAGCAATGGAGTGGgaagaagcagctcaaggTTTCAGAGAAATGGGAAATCAGATGGCATTGAGATAGTTTCGACCACGGAGGTGTTGTACAGTCCCAGATAA
- a CDS encoding hypothetical protein (SECRETED:SignalP(1-15)~CAZy:CE8), with the protein MKLFATLNFVTAALAASRTTAPNGCITVKKGGQFGTIQSAVNSLSTTASGTQCIFIDQGTYNEQVLVPARSAQLTMYGYTTDTSGYAGNKVTITARKSQADGLNNDGTATLRVKATNFKLYNVNVANTYGKGSQAVALSAYADSGYYGVALTGFQDTLLANEGYQLYSKCMIAGATDFIFGQRASVWFEKNDLRVVSASVGYITANGRDSDSNMSNYVFNNCNIAAAAGNNVANGAYYLGRPWRQYARVTFQKTSMSAVIHPAGWSIWNKGEENTAHVQFNEFGNTGAGSTGARASFSKKLNSAVPISTVLTSSYASKGFYDASYM; encoded by the exons ATGAAGCTCTTTGCAACTCTCAACTTCGTCACTGCGGCGCTGGCTGCTAGCCGAACAACAGCGCCTAATGGATGTATCACGGTCAAGAAGGGAGGCCAATTCGGTACTATTCAGTCTGCGGTAAACTCTCTTTCGACCACTGCCTCTGGAACTCAATGTATCTTCATCGACCAGGGAACCTACAACGAACAGGTGCTTGTTCCTGCACGTAGCGCCCAGCTGACCATGTACGGATACACCACCGACACAAGCGGCTATGCGGGGAACAAGGTCACCATCACGGCGAGAAAGAGCCAAGCAGATGGCCTCAACAACGACGGAACTGCCACGCTTCGCGTCAAGGCTACAAACTTCAAGCTGTACAATGTCAATGTTGCCAACACATATGGAAAGGGCAGCCAGGCTGTCGCTCTTAGTGCGTATGCCGACAGCGGTTACTA CGGAGTTGCCCTCACTGGATTCCAAGACACCCTCCTCGCCAACGAGGGATACCAGCTGTACTCTAAGTGCATGATCGCTGGTGCTACTGATTTTATCTTTGGTCAGCGCGCATCTGTCTGGTTCGAGAAGAACGACCTTCGCGTGGTCTCTGCCTCAGTCGGCTACATCACTG CCAACGGCCGAGACTCTGATTCCAACATGTCCAACTATGTCTTCAACAACTGCAACATCGCCGCTGCTGCCGGTAACAACGTCGCCAATGGCGCTTACTACCTCGGCAGACCCTGGAGGCAGTACGCTCGTGTGACATTCCAAAAGACCAGCATGAGCGCTGTTATCCATCCTGCTGGATGGTCGATCTGGAACAAGGGTGAAGAGAACACTGCCCATGTCCAGTTCAATGAGTTCGGCAACACAGGTGCTGGTTCTACCGGTGCCCGTGCTTCGttctccaagaagctcaaCTCTGCGGTTCCTATCTCCACTGTTCTGACATCCAGCTACGCTTCCAAGGGCTTCTATGATGCTTCTTACATGTGA